From Syntrophales bacterium:
TTAAAGGCCACAGCCTTGGCGGCAACGACATGCATCAGAGGGCCACCCTGCATGCCGGGAAATACGCAACTGTCCAGCATTTTAGCGAACTCCTTCCGGCACATGACAAAACCGCCTCGTGGACCACGTAATGTCTTGTGTGTTGTTGACGTTACAAACTCGGAGCTCTTAACCGGTGAGGGATGGAAACCCGTGGCAACCAGACCCGCAATATGGGCGACGTCCGCCACAACCATCGCTCCTGCCTGATCGGCAACCATTCTAAATCTTTCAAAGTCTATGACCCTCGGATAGGCGCTGGCCCCAGCAACAATGAGCTTTGGCCTGTGCTTTTTGGCCAGAGCTTCCACTTCATTGAAATCAATAGTTTCCGTTTCTCTGTCAACACCATAGGAAACAACATTGTAAAATCTCCCAGAAAAGTTTGTTGGGCTCCCGTGTGAAAGATGCCCCCCATGGGATAGCTTCATCCCTAAAATCGTATCCCCCGGTTGCAGGACCGAAAAGTAAACTGCCATGTTAGCCTGGGTGCCTGAATGGGGCTGGACATTGACATGTTCGGCGCCAAAGAGCTGCTTGCATCGCTTGATGGCGAGGGTCTCCACGGTATCTACAAATTTGCATCCCCCGTAATATCTCTTTCCCGGATAGCCTTCGGCATATTTATTTGTCAGGATACTCCCCTGTGCCTCGAGGACGGCCTCACTCACGAAATTCTCCGACGTGATTAGATTCAGTTTTTCTGTCTGTCTCCGGGTTTCCTGGAGGAGAGCCCTGGCAACCTCCGGATCAGTTTTCATTAACATCGTCATTGAGTATCTGTCCTCCTGTTTTAACAATTACCTGCCTGAACAGTCTCTTTTCCAGTTCCCTGATTTTATCGAGACGTCTCTGATGACGCCCCCCCTCAAAGGCCGTTTTCAACCAGGTGGCGATAATCGCTTTCGCTGTTTCTGTATCCGTTTGCCTCCCTGCAAGGACAAGGACATTGGTATCGTTGTGGAGCCTGCTCATGCGTGCCGTATCTTCATCGAGGCATAAAACCGCCCTGACAGAGGGGAATTTATTAGCGATGATGGCCATGCCGACACCAGAACCACAGAACAGTATACCCCGGGTAAATTCTCCCGAAGAAACCTTTTTGCCCACCATGATACCAAAGTCAGGATAGTCGGCATCATCCCTCCCGTGGGTCCCCACATCAGTAATCTCCTGACCCATTTCGGTTAAGTATTCCTTGAGTGCCTCTTTAAGGGAATATCCGGCGTGGTCTGAGCCGATGACGATTTTTTCTGTAACCATTTTTAGTCATTAAATTTCTTAACTATCAGAGCCGCATTCACCCCGCCGAAACCAAAGGTGTTGGACATGGCGGCACTTAGCTCCTTTTTCCTTGACCGGTGGGGGACATAATCGAGATCGCAGGCGGGATCGGGGTGATCCAGATTGATGGTTGGCGGGATAATGCCTTCATAAATAGACCTCACCACGACAATAGCCTCCACGCTACCGGCGGCACCTAAAAGATGGCCTGTCATGGATTTTGTCGAGCTCACGGCAATCGCTTTGCTATGTTCTCCAAAGACTGTCTTGATGGCCTCTGTCTCGTATATGTCATTGAGCGGTGTTGATGTACCATGGGCATTGATGTAGTCAATATCGTTGGGACTCATCCCCGCTTCATCCAGGGCAAGTTGCATGCATCTGGCGGCCCCTTCGTGGCCGGGAGGCGGCGCTGCTATATGAAAGGCGTCACTGGTTGAGCCGTAGCCTGCCAGCTCCGCATATATCCTGGCTCCTCTGTTTGTGGCAAACGATAATTCTTCCAAGATCAAGATGCCACACCCTTCGCTGATGACAAAACCATCCCGATCTCTGTCAAAAGGTCTGCTTGCTTTTTCCGGGTGATCATTATTTATGGAAATCGCTTTCATGGCGTTGAACCCTGCCACACAGAGGGGACAAATGGCCGCATCGGCACCTCCCGCGATCATTACATCGGCATAGCCGTGAGAGATAATCCGGAAGGAATCTCCTATGGCATTGGTCCCTGCCGCGCATGCCGTTACGGGACAGTTTACAGGTCCCTTGGCCCCAAACCTGATTGATACATGACCGGAACCAAGATTTGCAAGAACTGCAGGGATGAAAAAGGGAGATGTTCTTGTGGGGCCGACATTGAGGATTGCTTCCTTTT
This genomic window contains:
- the glyA gene encoding serine hydroxymethyltransferase, with the protein product MTMLMKTDPEVARALLQETRRQTEKLNLITSENFVSEAVLEAQGSILTNKYAEGYPGKRYYGGCKFVDTVETLAIKRCKQLFGAEHVNVQPHSGTQANMAVYFSVLQPGDTILGMKLSHGGHLSHGSPTNFSGRFYNVVSYGVDRETETIDFNEVEALAKKHRPKLIVAGASAYPRVIDFERFRMVADQAGAMVVADVAHIAGLVATGFHPSPVKSSEFVTSTTHKTLRGPRGGFVMCRKEFAKMLDSCVFPGMQGGPLMHVVAAKAVAFKEALSGEFKDYQSQVVKNARTMADGLISRGFRLVSGGTDNHMVLADLTDKGITGKDAQEVLDRTGIAVNKNSIPFDTRSPQITSGIRIGTPAVTTRGMKEGEMKIIARLISEVLMHMDNEKRLQEIGEEVKALCEKFSLYSERLREVVSRKS
- the rpiB gene encoding ribose 5-phosphate isomerase B, with product MVTEKIVIGSDHAGYSLKEALKEYLTEMGQEITDVGTHGRDDADYPDFGIMVGKKVSSGEFTRGILFCGSGVGMAIIANKFPSVRAVLCLDEDTARMSRLHNDTNVLVLAGRQTDTETAKAIIATWLKTAFEGGRHQRRLDKIRELEKRLFRQVIVKTGGQILNDDVNEN
- the fabF gene encoding beta-ketoacyl-ACP synthase II; this translates as MKRLALTQERRVVITGLGAVTPLGNTVKDTWEGICAGRSGIGKITKFDTTGYETKIAGELKHFDPLNFVGKKELRRLDDFIVYSLASAEMALEDAGLTIVNAIAERVGVIIGSAIGGLATLEREKEAILNVGPTRTSPFFIPAVLANLGSGHVSIRFGAKGPVNCPVTACAAGTNAIGDSFRIISHGYADVMIAGGADAAICPLCVAGFNAMKAISINNDHPEKASRPFDRDRDGFVISEGCGILILEELSFATNRGARIYAELAGYGSTSDAFHIAAPPPGHEGAARCMQLALDEAGMSPNDIDYINAHGTSTPLNDIYETEAIKTVFGEHSKAIAVSSTKSMTGHLLGAAGSVEAIVVVRSIYEGIIPPTINLDHPDPACDLDYVPHRSRKKELSAAMSNTFGFGGVNAALIVKKFND